GCAAGGCGCCCGCTTTTGCGGATCATAACCTGAATATCGGCGCCAAGCGCGTGAACCCTTTTCCTGCGGGAAAAATTCCGCCCGGCTTTCCAACCTTCATGGAATACCTGCAATCGCGCGAACAGGAACGACCCGAGCTGGACATGCCGTGCAATCCGCCCCGTCAGGTATTCGGCGATTACATCAAGCATCTGGTCGGCCTCGCCGTCGAAAAGGCCGGGGCGAAGGCGCATGTGGAAACGCATTTCAAGGATGCCGTCGATATCCGCGAAACCAAAACCGGCGTGCGCATCCTGAGCGCGGACGGATCGCATATGGATGCCGCGCATGTCGTGCTGGCGACGGGATTCCAGGAGGCGATTGCGCCGAAATTCGCGCGCGCTGCGGAAAAAAGCGGCCATTTCCTGGCGGCGCCCTATTCGCGCGAAGCGAATGGTTTCTATGACCGCGTGATGAAAAAACCCAAATCGGACGTGCTGATTATCGGCACCGGCCTGACGGCGATGGATGCCGCCGCGCGGCTGATCAAAAGCGGGTTCAAGGGCAAGATCACGATGATGTCCCGCCGTGCGCTGATGCATAAGCCATACGAGCCGACGCCGGTTGCCGAGTACAAGGAAAAGCGGCTGCGCGGCGAACCGCGCCCCGAGGCGGAGCTGCCCTTCACGAAACAGCCGCCGCAATTCCTGCGCGCGCGCAGCGCGAAGGGACTCGCCGCCGCCGTGTTCTCCGAGTTCAAGCAGCTGTCGGCGCAAGGTTACACATCGGAAGAAATCCTGAATTACTGGGAACGCTTCGTGCCTGCGGTTACGAAAAAAATCCCCCACAGCGACCTTGCGGGGCTGCTGGCGGCGAATGATGTGCTGATCACGACCACGCGGGTGGGCGTCACGCCGGATATCGGTGTGACGATCTCGGATGCGGTGGCGCGCGGGCAGCTGGCCATTTCGTCCGGGTCGATTCACGACGTGCAGCAGCGCAACGGCAAAATGGTCTGCCAATACACGCCTGGCGACGGGTCGGTCAGCATCACGCTCGGCACGATCTTCAACGCGCATGCGCCGCGCAAGCAGGAAGCCGTGCACGATTTCGTGATCTCGGCCATGGGCAATACCGTCAACTACGATCCCCGCACCTCCGAAATCCGCCATCCGCTGTGGAAGAAGCTGATCGACAGCGGCAAGGCGGCGCCGCACTGGACCAAGATGGGTGTGGCCGTGACGGACAGCTTCGCGATGATCGGCCGCGACGGCAAGGCATCGTCGCATATCAGCGTCATCGGCGTGCCCGTTGCGGGCCACATGATGGTAACGGCCTATCCCTATGTCGAAAAGCCGGGAGCGGGGGGCAGGCTGGGCCCGCCCGCTATGAACGTGCCGGGCATCACCGGCGGCGTGCTGGCTTTCCTGTCGGCGGAATACGAGAACCTGACGCGCGGCTTCCGCAATGACAACCGCCCCGCGCCGAAACGCACGAACCTGAAGGGGTGGACAAGATGACCATCGATGCAAGCCTAGTCCGTGTGATCCGCTTCAATGCGCTGCTTGCCGCGATCGTCTGGGCGGGCTGGTATTTTATCGGCGGCGCACAGGCGGTCGAGAGTATTTCCCGCAACTGGGTCGTCGCACTGACGATGGTGTTCGGTTCTCTTGTCGGCGGCGGCACCAGCGAAGGCGGCGGGGCGGTCGCATTCCCCGTGTTCACCAAGCTGCTTGGCATTCCGCCGTCCGAGGCACGGGTGTTCAGCCTTGCCATCCAGAGCATCGGCATGACATGCGCCTCGCTCACCATTCTTTACATGAAAACGAAAATCGACTGGCGCGTTATACGCTGGTGCGCGCCTGCGGGCATCGCAGGCATCGTCTTCAGCACATTCGCCGTCATGCCGTATGTTGCGCCGCCGCTCGTGAAAATCTGCTTCACTGTGATGGTATCGAGCCTGGCGATTGCGTTGTTTTGCATGAACGCCCAGGGCAACATCCAGCGCTACCCGTCGCTTCCGGTGCTGCGCCTGCCCGAAAAGGTGCTGCTGATTGCAGCAGGCTTTGTCGGCGGCATTCTCAGCGGTCTTGTCGGTTGCGGCGAAAATATTGCCGCTTTCGCCGTTACGGTATTGCTGTTCCGCCTGTGTGAAAAAGTGGCCACCCCCACAACGGTCATCCTGATGACGCTGGTGACGTTGGTCGGCTTTGCGCTGCATGTGTTTATTGTCGGCGATTTCACGCCCGTGGTGCAGGGATACTGGCTTGCGGCGGTTCCGATCGTCTGCATCGGCGCGCCGCTTGGTGCCGTCATATGTTCGCGGATGTCGCGCCGCGCGATCGTCAATTTCCTGATTGGCCTGATCAGCCTGGAATTCCTCACAACGGCCTGGATTATCCCGATGTCGCCTGCCGTGCTGGCGACCGCCGGTACGACGCTGTTGCTGTGCGGTTGGCTGAACTGGAAAATGTGCCGTACGGATATTTACACTTCACGGACGCGTCAGTCCGGCACGCAGGAAAACTTGCTCGCGCTAACTTGAACTGCTAATCCAGCAGGCCGTGCGGCACATCCACGGTCATTTCTTTTTTGTCGATATCGACATGCGGCACGACCTTGCCCGTGAAGGGCAGGTAGAAACTTGCGCCTTTCGGCGGTTTTATTTCCAGCAAATCGCCCGCGCCGAAATTGGCGACGGCCAGCACGCGGCCGATGACGTCGCGCTTTTCGCTATAGGCGGTCATGCCGATCAGGTCGGTGTGGTAATAGGTGTTTTTGTCTTTGATCTTCGGCAGTGACGCGCGCGGCGCGTATAATTTGGTGCCGCGCAGTTTTTCCGCCGCGTTGCGGTCGGAAACCCCCTCCAGCTGCGCCAGGAAAATATTCCCGTGCTGTTGGAACGAGGTGAAAGTGAAGGTCTTCTCGCCTGTTGAATCACAAAGCGGCGGCCCCTCCGCGAGCAAGTCCGGGTTTTCGGTAAAGGCCTTGACCTTCACGAAACCACGGATGCCATGCACGCCGACGATTTCGGCCATGCATGTCAGTTCGCCCGCAGGAGTTGCCGCCGCTTTGCTCAACCGGATAAGACCTTATTCAGCAGCGGGAGCTTCGGCAGCCGGCGCTTCGGCAGCTGCTTCAACCTTCGGTGCCGCCGCTTTTTCAGCGCGTTTTTTCGCGCGGTCGGTCATTTTCGCTTTTGCAACGGCTTTCTCGACGTTGTTTTTACGTGCGGGCATGGGGGCGAGACCTGCTTTGCCCATGAAGATCGCGACGCGGTCGGAAACTTGCGCGCCGACGGAGACCCAATATTTAATGCGTTCGCCGT
This sequence is a window from Alphaproteobacteria bacterium. Protein-coding genes within it:
- a CDS encoding FAD/NAD(P)-binding protein — translated: MSSRKTAKPIAIVGTGFAGSAMLIHTLLKIADDPAITAPVHIVMLERKPEQLYSGLAYGKAPAFADHNLNIGAKRVNPFPAGKIPPGFPTFMEYLQSREQERPELDMPCNPPRQVFGDYIKHLVGLAVEKAGAKAHVETHFKDAVDIRETKTGVRILSADGSHMDAAHVVLATGFQEAIAPKFARAAEKSGHFLAAPYSREANGFYDRVMKKPKSDVLIIGTGLTAMDAAARLIKSGFKGKITMMSRRALMHKPYEPTPVAEYKEKRLRGEPRPEAELPFTKQPPQFLRARSAKGLAAAVFSEFKQLSAQGYTSEEILNYWERFVPAVTKKIPHSDLAGLLAANDVLITTTRVGVTPDIGVTISDAVARGQLAISSGSIHDVQQRNGKMVCQYTPGDGSVSITLGTIFNAHAPRKQEAVHDFVISAMGNTVNYDPRTSEIRHPLWKKLIDSGKAAPHWTKMGVAVTDSFAMIGRDGKASSHISVIGVPVAGHMMVTAYPYVEKPGAGGRLGPPAMNVPGITGGVLAFLSAEYENLTRGFRNDNRPAPKRTNLKGWTR
- a CDS encoding sulfite exporter TauE/SafE family protein; its protein translation is MTIDASLVRVIRFNALLAAIVWAGWYFIGGAQAVESISRNWVVALTMVFGSLVGGGTSEGGGAVAFPVFTKLLGIPPSEARVFSLAIQSIGMTCASLTILYMKTKIDWRVIRWCAPAGIAGIVFSTFAVMPYVAPPLVKICFTVMVSSLAIALFCMNAQGNIQRYPSLPVLRLPEKVLLIAAGFVGGILSGLVGCGENIAAFAVTVLLFRLCEKVATPTTVILMTLVTLVGFALHVFIVGDFTPVVQGYWLAAVPIVCIGAPLGAVICSRMSRRAIVNFLIGLISLEFLTTAWIIPMSPAVLATAGTTLLLCGWLNWKMCRTDIYTSRTRQSGTQENLLALT
- the rimM gene encoding 16S rRNA processing protein RimM, whose amino-acid sequence is MAEIVGVHGIRGFVKVKAFTENPDLLAEGPPLCDSTGEKTFTFTSFQQHGNIFLAQLEGVSDRNAAEKLRGTKLYAPRASLPKIKDKNTYYHTDLIGMTAYSEKRDVIGRVLAVANFGAGDLLEIKPPKGASFYLPFTGKVVPHVDIDKKEMTVDVPHGLLD
- the rpsP gene encoding 30S ribosomal protein S16, translating into MLKIRMARAGAKKKPYYHVVVADSRKPRDGNFLERLGTYDPKLAKDDPKRVVLNGERIKYWVSVGAQVSDRVAIFMGKAGLAPMPARKNNVEKAVAKAKMTDRAKKRAEKAAAPKVEAAAEAPAAEAPAAE